A DNA window from Aestuariispira ectoiniformans contains the following coding sequences:
- a CDS encoding DUF2659 family protein, with protein MSDIFDEIEEDLKRDRLEEAWKKYGKYVIAVAVVIVLATAGNTAWRHYQASQKAEMANRFDEAGDLARNGDVKGAIDQLSAMAKDGGGYGTLARLQQASLMAENGDNEGAVAVYDAVAADSSIDPIYSELALVLAVMHQLDSGDPQTLLDRLASQLKPEAPWRFTAYEMAAGLSIRKGDKEAAADYLKKITDDAEAPQAARQRASELLQAVGA; from the coding sequence GTGTCAGACATCTTCGACGAAATTGAAGAGGACCTGAAGCGCGATCGCTTGGAAGAGGCCTGGAAGAAATATGGCAAATATGTCATCGCGGTTGCGGTGGTGATCGTTCTGGCGACTGCGGGCAACACGGCTTGGCGTCACTATCAGGCGAGCCAGAAGGCGGAAATGGCCAATCGGTTCGACGAAGCCGGGGACCTGGCGCGCAATGGCGATGTAAAGGGTGCGATCGACCAACTGTCCGCTATGGCCAAAGACGGTGGTGGCTATGGCACGCTGGCGCGTTTGCAGCAGGCGTCCCTGATGGCGGAAAATGGCGACAATGAAGGCGCGGTTGCCGTCTATGACGCCGTGGCCGCTGACAGTTCCATCGACCCGATCTATTCCGAGCTGGCTCTTGTCCTGGCGGTTATGCACCAACTTGACAGCGGTGACCCGCAAACCCTGCTGGACCGTCTGGCATCGCAGTTGAAACCGGAAGCTCCCTGGCGTTTTACCGCCTATGAAATGGCTGCAGGCCTGTCGATCCGCAAGGGTGACAAGGAAGCGGCTGCGGATTACCTCAAGAAAATTACCGACGACGCAGAGGCCCCGCA
- the gap gene encoding type I glyceraldehyde-3-phosphate dehydrogenase, with protein MTTRIAINGFGRIGRLVLRAAMESGRKDLEFVAINDLGSVEANAHLFKYDSTHGTFTGEVSSGEDWMDVGAGKIKTFAERDPAALPWGDLDIDIVFECTGIFADKEKASAHLAAGAKRVLVSAPCKDADLTVVYGINHDAIRAEHTVLSNASCTTNCLAPVAKVLHDTVGMEHGYMTTIHSYTGDQCLLDGLHKDMRRARAATQSIVPTTTGAARAVGLVLPELAGRLDGTSLRVPTPNVSVVDLTFTAARDTTIEEVNAALSDATQGALEGVLTTNKAPLVSCDFNHNPSSSVVDLAETQVVGSRLVRVMSWYDNEWGFSNRMLDTASVIGERLREVESRTNLEAV; from the coding sequence ATGACCACACGGATTGCAATTAATGGATTCGGCCGCATTGGCCGTCTTGTCTTGCGCGCTGCTATGGAAAGCGGTCGCAAGGACCTGGAGTTCGTTGCCATCAACGATCTCGGCTCCGTAGAGGCCAACGCGCACCTTTTCAAATATGACAGCACGCACGGCACCTTTACCGGAGAGGTTTCTTCCGGCGAGGACTGGATGGACGTGGGCGCGGGCAAGATCAAAACCTTTGCCGAACGCGATCCGGCCGCTCTGCCCTGGGGCGACCTGGACATTGATATCGTCTTTGAATGCACCGGTATCTTCGCCGACAAGGAAAAGGCATCGGCCCATCTGGCCGCAGGTGCCAAGCGCGTGCTGGTTTCCGCACCGTGCAAAGATGCCGATCTGACGGTTGTCTATGGCATTAACCATGACGCGATCCGGGCCGAGCATACGGTCCTGTCCAATGCGTCCTGCACCACCAACTGCCTCGCGCCGGTCGCCAAGGTTCTCCACGACACGGTGGGGATGGAACATGGTTACATGACCACGATCCACTCCTATACCGGCGACCAATGCCTGCTGGATGGCCTGCATAAGGATATGCGTCGTGCCCGTGCGGCAACCCAGTCCATCGTCCCGACGACCACGGGTGCGGCCCGCGCTGTCGGTCTGGTGCTGCCGGAACTGGCCGGGCGTCTGGATGGCACCTCCCTGCGTGTCCCGACGCCGAATGTCTCCGTGGTTGATCTGACCTTTACCGCGGCCCGCGACACGACCATCGAAGAAGTGAATGCCGCCTTGTCTGACGCAACGCAAGGTGCCCTGGAAGGGGTGCTGACGACAAACAAGGCTCCCTTAGTCTCCTGCGACTTTAACCATAACCCCTCTAGCTCCGTGGTTGATCTTGCCGAAACCCAGGTTGTTGGAAGCCGTCTCGTCCGTGTGATGAGCTGGTATGACAATGAATGGGGTTTCTCCAACCGCATGCTGGATACTGCCTCCGTGATTGGAGAGCGCCTGCGTGAAGTGGAAAGTCGCACAAACTTGGAGGCGGTTTAA
- a CDS encoding thioredoxin family protein, translating into MAAETPICDFGWRAPDFDLPDAAGRVYRLSELRGEKGTLVIFICNHCPYVKAVIDRVVDTSRDLRALGINTVAINANDWQNYPEDAPEKMLTFAELHGFDFPYLVDETQDVARQFDAVCTPDFFGFDGKLELQYRGRLDESRKEAVPGAKRELFDAMKQVAETGKGPAVQYPSMGCSIKWRQ; encoded by the coding sequence ATGGCTGCCGAAACGCCTATTTGTGACTTTGGCTGGCGCGCGCCGGATTTCGATCTGCCGGATGCGGCGGGCCGCGTTTACCGACTGTCCGAACTGCGCGGTGAAAAGGGCACTCTTGTCATCTTTATTTGCAACCACTGCCCCTATGTGAAGGCGGTGATTGACCGGGTTGTGGATACCAGCCGGGACCTGCGTGCATTGGGCATCAATACGGTCGCGATCAATGCCAATGACTGGCAGAATTATCCGGAAGATGCGCCGGAAAAGATGCTGACCTTTGCCGAGCTTCATGGGTTCGATTTTCCCTATCTGGTCGATGAAACCCAGGATGTGGCCCGGCAGTTTGATGCTGTCTGCACCCCGGACTTTTTCGGCTTTGACGGAAAATTGGAACTGCAATATCGCGGGCGTCTGGACGAATCGCGCAAAGAGGCGGTGCCCGGTGCGAAGCGTGAGCTGTTTGACGCTATGAAGCAGGTGGCTGAAACCGGTAAAGGCCCTGCGGTGCAATATCCCAGTATGGGCTGCTCAATTAAGTGGCGTCAGTAG
- a CDS encoding DUF2794 domain-containing protein, whose amino-acid sequence MTNLIELTQHREPGQKKPRVSFTKEELRAILDVYSRHVAQGEWKDYAIDINGPVATFSVFRHSFDSPLFSFGKRRNGRAIEYMLLDKGRTVKRSTSLKAILKLVDKPMKLIRLPD is encoded by the coding sequence ATGACGAACCTGATAGAGCTGACCCAACATCGCGAACCGGGCCAAAAGAAGCCCCGCGTCTCTTTTACAAAAGAAGAGCTGCGGGCGATCCTTGATGTTTATTCCCGCCATGTAGCACAGGGCGAATGGAAAGATTACGCCATAGACATCAATGGCCCCGTCGCCACCTTTTCCGTCTTCCGCCACAGTTTTGACTCCCCCCTCTTTTCCTTCGGCAAGCGCCGCAACGGCAGGGCGATCGAATATATGCTGCTGGACAAGGGCCGTACGGTCAAACGCAGCACCTCGCTCAAGGCAATTCTCAAGCTTGTCGACAAGCCAATGAAATTGATCCGCCTGCCAGACTGA